The following proteins are co-located in the Rhodococcus opacus B4 genome:
- a CDS encoding potassium channel family protein, producing the protein MRRASDFRNLTRSERRRLLLRAFVRPLGTVILCVVLYFILPWTSLGDVSALLFLVGGLLVVGLASVWQIRRIFRSDVPALQAIEALALILPLYLLGFAAGYCLMSESDPGYFTEPLTRMGALYFSLTVFSTVGFGDIAATTDPSRAVVSVQIIGNLILLGVGIRSIVAAVDWARKRRT; encoded by the coding sequence ATGCGACGCGCCAGCGATTTTCGCAACCTCACGAGAAGCGAGCGCCGCCGCCTCCTGCTGCGCGCATTCGTGCGCCCACTGGGCACCGTCATCCTGTGCGTGGTGCTCTACTTCATCCTGCCGTGGACCTCGCTCGGGGACGTGTCCGCGCTGCTCTTCCTGGTGGGTGGCCTGCTGGTCGTCGGCCTGGCGTCCGTCTGGCAGATCCGCCGGATCTTCCGATCCGACGTGCCTGCGCTCCAGGCGATCGAGGCGCTCGCCCTGATCCTGCCGCTGTATCTGCTCGGGTTCGCGGCAGGATATTGCCTGATGTCCGAAAGTGATCCGGGTTACTTCACCGAACCCCTCACACGCATGGGCGCGCTGTACTTCTCGCTCACCGTGTTCTCCACCGTCGGGTTCGGCGACATCGCCGCGACGACCGACCCGTCGCGAGCCGTCGTCAGTGTGCAGATCATCGGAAACCTGATCCTGCTCGGCGTGGGGATACGGTCGATCGTCGCGGCGGTCGACTGGGCTCGTAAGCGGCGGACCTAG
- a CDS encoding TIGR03767 family metallophosphoesterase: protein MSDMNRRKFLTFAGLGAIGTVGFGARPWGLQYAGAAPLPTSGAGTTLEAVAVPLGSSGYRRLGAGPGWPTIVRTELAEARSGREDRRTALASLVQLTDVHLVDAQSPMRFEYVHPFTGSAFRPHETLTAQGLVALVARVNALASGPHTQRAFDAVVSTGDNTDNKEFAELGWFLTALNGGTIVPNTGAPDRYEGVQNSGADLYWNPESSIQDMYKKAGFPEIPGLLGAAIAPVTSPGLNTPWYCVFGNHDDSVEGTVPSGIPPLEAMYTGSLKFEVPGSPEQAKTVDIATKFDPGAIPGALSAFTTPPRVVTPDPARAPFTPRQFIAAHLDPANTGPGPAGHGFAPDAGETGIGYYSFEIAPGVVGISMDSTNRAGFVDGSLGAAQFRWIEDTLAAGSSRYYDPAGNPVSQARSDTWFVLFSHHTSGSMDNVVPDPAAPAEPRIRGSRLVDLLHRFPNVLAWVNGHTHENRITPWPGSTPEQSFWEINTASHIDFPQHGRIIEVVDNVDGTVSLLTTLFEADSPYAVDHTDLSPLGLASLYRELSFNDIHADPDLGGGTVDRNVELVLASGR from the coding sequence GTGTCTGACATGAATCGGCGTAAATTCCTGACGTTTGCCGGGCTCGGGGCGATCGGGACGGTCGGGTTCGGAGCACGTCCGTGGGGGTTGCAGTACGCGGGCGCGGCCCCGCTCCCGACCTCAGGGGCCGGCACCACCCTCGAAGCGGTGGCCGTCCCCCTCGGAAGCTCGGGCTACCGCAGACTCGGCGCGGGACCGGGGTGGCCGACGATCGTCCGCACCGAACTCGCCGAGGCCCGCAGCGGGCGCGAGGACCGGCGCACCGCGCTCGCCTCGCTCGTCCAGCTCACCGACGTCCACCTGGTCGACGCCCAGTCCCCGATGCGCTTCGAATACGTACACCCCTTCACCGGTTCCGCGTTCCGCCCGCACGAGACGCTCACCGCGCAGGGTCTCGTCGCCCTGGTCGCCCGCGTCAACGCCCTCGCGTCGGGCCCGCACACCCAGCGCGCGTTCGATGCGGTCGTGAGTACCGGCGACAACACCGACAACAAGGAGTTCGCCGAACTCGGCTGGTTCCTCACCGCACTCAACGGCGGCACCATCGTCCCCAACACGGGCGCCCCCGACCGCTACGAAGGCGTGCAGAACTCCGGGGCGGACCTGTACTGGAACCCGGAGTCCTCCATCCAGGACATGTACAAGAAGGCCGGATTCCCCGAGATCCCCGGCCTGCTCGGCGCGGCGATCGCCCCCGTCACGAGCCCCGGCCTGAACACCCCCTGGTACTGCGTCTTCGGCAACCACGACGACTCGGTGGAGGGCACCGTCCCGAGCGGCATCCCTCCGCTCGAAGCCATGTACACCGGTTCGCTGAAATTCGAGGTCCCCGGGTCGCCGGAGCAGGCGAAGACCGTCGACATCGCCACCAAGTTCGACCCCGGCGCCATTCCCGGCGCGCTGTCCGCGTTCACCACACCACCGCGGGTCGTCACGCCCGACCCCGCGCGGGCACCGTTCACGCCCCGCCAGTTCATCGCCGCGCACCTGGACCCGGCCAACACCGGACCCGGACCGGCCGGTCACGGCTTCGCACCCGACGCCGGTGAGACCGGAATCGGCTACTACTCGTTCGAGATCGCACCCGGCGTCGTCGGAATCAGCATGGATTCCACCAACCGGGCGGGGTTCGTCGACGGCTCGCTCGGCGCGGCGCAGTTCCGGTGGATCGAGGACACCCTGGCGGCCGGCAGCAGCCGGTACTACGACCCGGCGGGCAACCCCGTGTCCCAGGCACGCAGCGACACCTGGTTCGTCCTGTTCAGCCACCACACCAGCGGCAGCATGGACAACGTCGTCCCCGACCCCGCCGCACCGGCGGAACCCCGGATCCGCGGTTCGCGACTGGTGGACCTGCTGCACCGATTCCCGAACGTCCTCGCCTGGGTGAACGGACACACCCACGAGAACCGGATCACCCCGTGGCCCGGATCCACTCCGGAACAGTCGTTCTGGGAGATCAACACGGCCTCGCACATCGACTTCCCCCAGCACGGACGGATCATCGAGGTGGTCGACAACGTCGACGGAACCGTGTCGCTGCTCACGACGCTGTTCGAGGCCGACAGCCCGTACGCCGTGGACCACACCGACCTCTCGCCGCTCGGGCTGGCATCGCTGTACCGGGAATTGTCGTTCAACGACATTCACGCCGACCCCGACCTGGGCGGCGGGACAGTCGACCGGAACGTCGAACTGGTGCTGGCGTCGGGTCGCTAG
- the groES gene encoding co-chaperone GroES yields the protein MASVNIKPLEDKILVQANEAETTTASGLVIPDTAKEKPQEGTVVAVGEGRVNEQGNRIPVDVKEGDTVIYSKYGGTEIKYAGQEYLILSARDVLAVVSK from the coding sequence GTGGCGAGCGTCAACATCAAGCCGCTCGAGGACAAGATCCTCGTCCAGGCCAACGAGGCTGAGACGACGACTGCCTCCGGCCTGGTCATTCCCGACACGGCCAAGGAGAAGCCCCAGGAGGGCACTGTCGTCGCAGTCGGCGAAGGCCGCGTCAACGAGCAGGGCAACCGCATCCCGGTCGACGTCAAGGAGGGTGACACGGTCATCTACTCCAAGTACGGCGGAACCGAGATCAAGTACGCCGGCCAGGAGTACCTGATCCTGTCGGCACGCGACGTGCTGGCTGTCGTCTCCAAGTAA
- the groL gene encoding chaperonin GroEL (60 kDa chaperone family; promotes refolding of misfolded polypeptides especially under stressful conditions; forms two stacked rings of heptamers to form a barrel-shaped 14mer; ends can be capped by GroES; misfolded proteins enter the barrel where they are refolded when GroES binds), translating to MSKQIEFNEIARRSLERGVDKLADAVKVTLGPRGRHVVLAKAFGGPTVTNDGVSIAREIELEDPFENLGAQLVKSVATKTNDVAGDGTTTATVLAQAIVRGGLKNIAAGANPMALGIGINAAADKVVEALLAVAKPVEGKNSIAQVATVSSRDEEIGEMVGEALTRVGTDGVVTVEESSTLATELVITEGVQFDKGYLSPYFVTDLDAQKAVYEDALVLLYREKITSLPDFLPLLEKVAESGKPLLIIAEDVEGEVLSTLVVNSIRKTIKAVAVKAPFFGDRRKAFLDDLAVVTGGTVINSDVGLTLKDAGLDLLGSARRVVVSKDETTIVDGAGTDDDIKGRVAQLRREIENTDSDWDREKLEERLAKLAGGVAVIRVGAATETDLKERKFRVEDAVNAAKAAVAEGIVPGGGSALVQASTELADNLGLTGDEATGVKVVREALQAPLFWIASNAGLDGSVVTSKVAEQPKGHGFNAATLTYGDLLADGVVDPVKVTRSAVVNAASVARMILTTESAVVDKPAEEEEAQTGHGHSH from the coding sequence ATGTCCAAGCAGATTGAGTTCAACGAGATCGCACGCCGGTCTCTCGAGCGTGGAGTCGACAAGCTTGCCGACGCGGTCAAGGTGACCTTGGGTCCGCGTGGCCGCCACGTAGTGCTGGCGAAGGCCTTCGGCGGCCCGACCGTCACCAACGACGGCGTCAGCATCGCCCGGGAAATCGAGCTCGAGGACCCGTTCGAGAACCTCGGTGCGCAGCTCGTCAAGAGTGTCGCCACCAAGACCAACGACGTCGCAGGCGACGGCACCACCACCGCGACCGTGCTGGCCCAGGCCATCGTGCGGGGCGGTCTGAAGAACATCGCCGCGGGTGCGAACCCGATGGCACTCGGCATCGGCATCAACGCCGCCGCCGACAAGGTCGTCGAGGCACTGCTCGCCGTCGCGAAGCCGGTGGAGGGCAAGAACTCCATCGCCCAGGTCGCGACCGTCTCCTCGCGTGACGAGGAGATCGGCGAGATGGTCGGAGAGGCGCTCACCCGCGTCGGCACCGACGGTGTCGTGACGGTGGAGGAATCCTCGACCCTGGCGACCGAACTCGTGATCACCGAGGGCGTCCAGTTCGACAAGGGCTACCTGTCGCCGTACTTCGTCACGGACCTCGACGCGCAGAAGGCCGTGTACGAGGACGCACTCGTGCTGCTGTACCGCGAGAAGATCACGTCGCTGCCCGACTTCCTGCCGCTGCTGGAGAAGGTTGCCGAGAGCGGCAAGCCCCTCCTCATCATCGCGGAGGACGTCGAGGGCGAGGTTCTCTCGACGCTCGTCGTCAACTCCATCCGGAAGACCATCAAGGCCGTCGCCGTCAAGGCGCCGTTCTTCGGTGACCGCCGGAAGGCGTTCCTCGACGACCTCGCCGTCGTCACCGGTGGCACGGTCATCAACTCCGACGTCGGCCTCACGCTGAAGGACGCCGGACTGGACCTGCTCGGCAGCGCCCGCCGCGTCGTGGTCAGCAAGGACGAGACCACGATCGTCGACGGCGCCGGAACCGACGACGACATCAAGGGCCGCGTCGCGCAGTTGCGCCGCGAGATCGAGAACACCGACTCCGACTGGGATCGCGAGAAGCTCGAAGAGCGTCTGGCGAAGCTGGCCGGCGGCGTCGCCGTCATCCGGGTCGGCGCAGCCACGGAGACGGACCTCAAGGAGCGCAAGTTCCGTGTCGAGGACGCCGTCAACGCCGCGAAGGCCGCGGTCGCCGAGGGCATCGTCCCCGGTGGCGGTTCCGCCCTCGTCCAGGCGAGCACCGAACTGGCCGACAACCTCGGTCTGACCGGCGACGAGGCCACGGGCGTCAAGGTCGTGCGCGAAGCCCTGCAGGCGCCGCTGTTCTGGATCGCCAGCAACGCAGGCCTCGACGGGTCCGTCGTCACCAGCAAGGTTGCCGAGCAGCCCAAGGGGCACGGTTTCAACGCGGCGACCCTCACCTACGGCGACCTGCTCGCCGACGGCGTCGTCGACCCGGTGAAGGTCACCCGCTCCGCGGTCGTCAACGCGGCCTCGGTGGCGCGGATGATCCTCACCACCGAGAGCGCCGTCGTCGACAAGCCGGCGGAAGAGGAAGAGGCTCAGACCGGTCACGGGCACAGCCACTAG
- a CDS encoding anti-sigma factor, protein MNDELVGMAYPYALDALDDSERRELDTDLAGTDEDTRSMFTDEVRRIREAFAVVSAVGAVEPPPRVRIRVLDEVRRSAPAPTSLAARRSRRRRWQIAVAAAAAVGVLAGGTVIVRQLTEGPSPTVAEQVLDAADMHSSTSEITAGGSATASYSKSQDAVVFVLDGVAPPSADTVYQLWLMPESGDAPVPAGIMSPSDVLSNTPVVLDDVGSMSKLAVTVEPPGGSPQPTSEPFAVLQLS, encoded by the coding sequence ATGAACGACGAACTCGTGGGCATGGCCTACCCGTACGCACTGGACGCGCTCGACGACAGCGAGCGCCGCGAACTCGACACCGATCTCGCAGGCACCGACGAGGACACCCGTTCCATGTTCACCGACGAGGTGCGGCGGATCCGCGAAGCGTTCGCGGTGGTGAGCGCGGTGGGCGCTGTCGAACCGCCGCCGCGAGTGCGGATTCGGGTCCTCGACGAAGTCCGGCGTTCGGCGCCCGCGCCGACCTCGCTCGCCGCGCGCCGCTCCCGTAGGCGGCGCTGGCAGATCGCCGTCGCCGCTGCCGCAGCGGTCGGCGTGCTCGCCGGCGGCACGGTGATCGTCCGGCAGCTCACGGAAGGCCCGTCACCCACCGTCGCGGAGCAGGTGCTCGATGCCGCCGACATGCATTCGTCGACGAGCGAGATCACGGCGGGTGGGTCGGCGACCGCCAGCTACTCGAAGTCGCAGGACGCCGTGGTCTTCGTGCTGGACGGTGTCGCCCCGCCCAGCGCCGACACCGTGTACCAGCTGTGGTTGATGCCCGAATCGGGCGACGCGCCGGTGCCGGCCGGAATCATGTCCCCTTCGGACGTGCTGTCGAACACGCCCGTCGTCCTCGACGACGTCGGGTCGATGTCGAAGCTGGCCGTCACCGTCGAGCCGCCCGGCGGGTCACCGCAGCCGACGTCGGAGCCGTTCGCGGTGCTGCAACTGAGCTGA
- a CDS encoding sigma-70 family RNA polymerase sigma factor gives MHATVVLDEARRAPVTNHEGSTPAEDVCSADAAGAHSARATESAELYDTMARVANGDADAFAELYDRTSARVHGMVLRVLRDPGYAEETTQEVFLQAWRTASNFDPARGSVLSWLMTLAHRRAVDRVRSEQAGTDRESLYETTNIAGPFDHVTEEVTRRLEHQSVLACLDSLTDMQRESVAMAYYDGRTYREVASQLGVALSTVKTRIRDGLTRLRGCLGGL, from the coding sequence ATGCACGCTACCGTGGTTCTCGATGAAGCGAGACGAGCGCCGGTGACGAACCACGAGGGCAGTACCCCGGCAGAAGACGTGTGTTCGGCGGACGCGGCGGGGGCACACAGCGCCCGAGCCACCGAATCCGCGGAACTCTACGACACCATGGCTCGTGTGGCGAACGGGGACGCCGACGCGTTCGCCGAACTGTACGACCGGACGAGCGCCCGAGTGCACGGCATGGTCCTGCGGGTGCTGCGCGACCCCGGGTATGCGGAGGAGACGACGCAGGAAGTCTTCCTCCAGGCCTGGCGCACCGCGTCGAACTTCGACCCGGCACGGGGTTCCGTGCTGTCGTGGCTGATGACACTCGCGCACCGCCGGGCCGTCGACCGCGTGCGCTCGGAGCAGGCCGGCACCGACCGCGAATCCCTCTACGAGACCACCAATATCGCGGGGCCGTTCGACCACGTCACCGAGGAGGTGACGCGCCGGCTCGAGCACCAATCGGTGCTCGCCTGCCTCGACTCGCTCACGGACATGCAGCGCGAGTCCGTTGCGATGGCGTATTACGACGGCCGCACCTACCGGGAAGTCGCCTCCCAGCTCGGGGTCGCCCTGTCGACGGTGAAGACGCGCATCCGCGACGGCCTGACGCGTCTTCGCGGCTGCCTGGGAGGTCTGTGA
- a CDS encoding WhiB family transcriptional regulator, with amino-acid sequence MPAPNHLPGPNADIWDWQMHGLCRGVDSSMFFHPDGERGRARAQRETRAKEMCRRCPVLAQCRNHALSVSEPYGIWGGMSETEREMHARHRRGRIAV; translated from the coding sequence ATGCCTGCACCCAACCACCTCCCCGGCCCGAACGCGGATATCTGGGATTGGCAGATGCACGGACTGTGCCGCGGAGTCGACTCCTCGATGTTCTTCCATCCCGACGGCGAGCGTGGCCGTGCCCGCGCCCAGCGGGAAACCCGTGCGAAGGAAATGTGCAGACGCTGCCCGGTCCTCGCCCAGTGCCGCAATCACGCGCTGAGTGTGTCCGAGCCGTACGGGATCTGGGGTGGAATGTCCGAAACGGAACGCGAGATGCATGCCCGGCACAGACGCGGCCGGATCGCCGTTTGA
- a CDS encoding transcriptional regulator, whose protein sequence is MSSFSGLADAEAAVRNLSGALLARDVVTIRRIVARAVAERGFSSMWTTVVTPVLEWADEGRNSDVAAVSVRVFAECVTGILSTMTLDAPIGGGGRVLLVQVPADTPDAVPADPYGLEFRALGAALATASVDTRIALPLCRSALLAAVTNAEPDVIVLWLPAAGCDVASLLRAIRRRRIGLTMLAGGPGCRTQALPRTIAALGALDAAVDAVAAVT, encoded by the coding sequence TTGTCATCCTTTTCCGGCCTCGCCGACGCCGAGGCCGCCGTGCGCAATCTGTCGGGCGCATTGCTGGCGCGAGACGTCGTGACCATCCGCCGGATCGTCGCGCGAGCCGTCGCGGAGCGGGGATTCAGCTCCATGTGGACGACGGTGGTCACTCCGGTGCTGGAATGGGCGGACGAGGGCAGGAACTCCGACGTCGCCGCAGTGAGCGTCCGCGTCTTCGCCGAATGTGTCACGGGAATTCTGTCCACGATGACCCTGGATGCACCGATCGGCGGCGGTGGCCGGGTCCTGCTCGTGCAGGTGCCCGCGGACACGCCGGACGCGGTTCCCGCCGACCCGTACGGTCTCGAATTCCGGGCCCTGGGCGCGGCCCTGGCCACCGCCTCGGTGGACACGCGGATCGCGCTGCCGCTGTGCCGGTCGGCGTTGCTCGCCGCCGTGACCAACGCCGAACCGGACGTGATCGTCCTCTGGTTGCCGGCCGCCGGATGCGACGTCGCGTCCCTGCTGCGGGCGATCCGCCGCAGGCGCATCGGGCTGACGATGCTCGCGGGCGGTCCCGGGTGCCGGACACAGGCGCTGCCGCGGACGATCGCCGCGCTCGGCGCGCTGGATGCGGCGGTGGACGCCGTCGCCGCGGTCACCTGA
- a CDS encoding sigma-70 family RNA polymerase sigma factor, producing MTNTSEELDSAVAAATQGDRAALALVLENIRPLVVRYCRARVGAAERGQLSADDVAQEVCLAVMTALPRYEDQGRPFMAFVYGIAAHKVADAHRNSARNKSEPVAEVPDVVANDDGPEQRALDSEASRQMNELLSTLPEKHREILILRLVVGMSAEETAAAVGSTAGAVRVAQHRAIAKLKKEVTRAGERFG from the coding sequence ATGACTAACACGAGCGAGGAGTTGGACTCCGCCGTCGCCGCTGCAACGCAGGGTGACCGGGCCGCTTTAGCTCTGGTCCTGGAAAACATTCGGCCCCTGGTTGTGCGTTACTGCAGAGCCAGGGTCGGTGCTGCGGAGAGGGGACAACTCTCCGCGGACGACGTGGCACAAGAAGTGTGCCTCGCCGTGATGACGGCCCTTCCTCGCTATGAGGATCAGGGCCGGCCGTTCATGGCATTCGTCTACGGGATCGCCGCGCACAAGGTCGCCGACGCGCATCGGAACTCCGCACGTAACAAGTCGGAGCCCGTCGCCGAAGTACCTGATGTCGTAGCCAACGACGACGGACCCGAACAACGGGCGCTGGACTCGGAAGCGAGCAGGCAGATGAACGAACTGCTGAGCACGCTGCCGGAAAAGCACCGGGAGATCTTGATCCTCCGGCTCGTGGTCGGTATGTCGGCGGAGGAGACGGCCGCGGCCGTGGGTAGTACCGCGGGAGCTGTCCGCGTGGCTCAACACCGAGCCATCGCGAAACTGAAAAAAGAAGTGACGAGGGCAGGTGAGAGGTTTGGCTAG
- a CDS encoding anti-sigma-D factor RsdA produces MRGLARGIKRNGNPDADLPGDDAPVDVAAVRRDDALIDAIAGGGPVATDSPEQYELALLLTNWRADIVSTPMPTGPLLDDVIAAIDASDNARSARSAARGKLRLLRPIAGAAAAIAVVMGGATIFSYNAEPGDPLWSVKSVVFSQQADSTVAQIDTTTQLQEAERLIAAGDAESAKNLLDGAADRAGGVRDADMRNELDVWRAKLAAEVEKIAPTTPPATTTPGTTTADATTQATELPATVPGTPGSTTVPGAELLPGGQLPTDLQIPGLPPIPLPQLPTLPPQPPLPPETMPSTSPDPTIMQLPMLPTDNPTTQPSTQQPPQEPSTVPLPTTTTTVPVLPPTS; encoded by the coding sequence GTGAGAGGTTTGGCTAGGGGCATCAAGCGCAACGGCAATCCCGATGCCGATCTCCCAGGAGACGACGCACCGGTGGACGTCGCGGCTGTGCGCCGCGACGATGCGCTGATCGACGCGATCGCCGGTGGCGGTCCCGTCGCAACGGACTCGCCGGAGCAGTACGAGCTCGCGCTTCTGCTGACCAATTGGCGTGCCGACATCGTGTCGACGCCGATGCCGACCGGACCGCTGCTCGACGACGTGATCGCGGCGATCGACGCCTCGGACAACGCCCGTTCCGCACGCAGCGCCGCCCGCGGCAAGCTCCGGCTGTTGCGGCCCATCGCGGGCGCTGCCGCCGCGATCGCGGTCGTCATGGGCGGTGCCACCATCTTCTCGTACAACGCCGAACCCGGTGATCCGCTGTGGAGCGTCAAGTCGGTCGTGTTCAGTCAGCAGGCCGATTCGACGGTCGCGCAGATCGACACCACGACGCAGCTGCAGGAGGCCGAGCGGCTGATCGCCGCGGGTGACGCGGAGTCGGCGAAGAACCTGCTCGACGGCGCCGCCGACCGTGCCGGCGGGGTACGCGACGCCGACATGCGCAACGAACTCGACGTGTGGCGGGCGAAGCTGGCCGCGGAGGTCGAGAAGATCGCTCCCACCACGCCGCCGGCGACGACCACGCCGGGAACCACCACCGCGGACGCGACGACGCAGGCCACCGAACTGCCTGCCACCGTGCCGGGCACACCCGGTTCGACGACGGTGCCGGGAGCAGAGCTGCTGCCGGGAGGCCAGCTGCCCACGGATCTGCAGATTCCGGGGTTGCCGCCGATTCCGCTGCCGCAGCTGCCCACCCTGCCGCCGCAGCCGCCGCTTCCGCCCGAGACGATGCCGTCCACGAGCCCGGATCCGACGATCATGCAGCTGCCGATGCTGCCGACCGACAATCCGACGACGCAGCCGTCCACTCAGCAGCCGCCGCAGGAGCCGTCCACTGTGCCGCTGCCGACCACGACGACCACCGTCCCGGTGCTGCCGCCCACCAGCTAG
- a CDS encoding DUF5319 domain-containing protein — MRDQLPPGLPPDPFAGDPADPSAALDAIEPGQPLDPHERLAVEEDLADLAVYEALLAHRGIRGLVVCCEDCQQDHYHDWDMLRANLLQLLVDGTVRPHEPAYDPTPEAYVTWDYCRGYADASMNDALHGDGFDA, encoded by the coding sequence GTGCGCGATCAACTGCCTCCAGGTCTGCCCCCGGACCCCTTCGCCGGCGACCCCGCCGACCCGTCCGCAGCTCTCGATGCGATCGAACCCGGCCAGCCACTCGACCCCCACGAGCGTCTCGCGGTGGAGGAAGACCTGGCCGACCTCGCCGTGTACGAGGCGCTCCTGGCGCATCGTGGGATCCGCGGGCTCGTCGTCTGCTGCGAAGACTGCCAGCAAGATCACTACCACGATTGGGACATGCTCCGTGCCAACCTCCTCCAGCTCCTGGTCGACGGCACCGTGCGCCCGCACGAGCCCGCCTACGACCCGACACCCGAGGCCTACGTCACCTGGGACTACTGCCGCGGCTACGCGGACGCCTCGATGAACGACGCTCTGCACGGAGACGGCTTCGACGCCTGA
- the guaB gene encoding IMP dehydrogenase, producing the protein MTSSAGHVHTGGDDPNKVAMLGLTYDDVLLLPAASNVIPGQVDTSSQLTRDIRLRVPLVSSAMDTVTEARMAIAMARAGGMGVLHRNLSVEAQAGQVETVKRSEAGMVTDPVTCKPSDTLAEVDAKCARFRISGLPVTDAAGQLVGIITNRDMRFEVDQNRAVSEVMTKAPLITAQEGVTAEVALGLLRRHKIEKLPIVDGQGKLTGLITVKDFVKTEQHPDATKDRDGRLLVGAAVGVGDEAWSRAMALTDAGVDVLVVDSAHGHSAGVLDMISKLKAEVDERVQIIGGNVATRSGAAALIEAGVDAVKVGVGPGSICTTRVIAGVGAPQITAILEAVAAAKPHGVPVIADGGLQFSGDIAKALAAGASTAMLGSLLAGTAESPGELILVNGKQYKSYRGMGSLGAMQSRGAAKSYSKDRYFQDDVLSEDKLVPEGIEGRVAFRGPLSQVTHQLTGGLRAAMGYTGASSIEELQNAQFVQITAAGLKESHPHDITMTVEAPNYTAR; encoded by the coding sequence ATGACAAGTTCAGCAGGGCATGTACACACCGGCGGTGACGACCCGAACAAGGTCGCGATGCTGGGTCTCACGTACGACGACGTCCTGCTCTTGCCGGCGGCGTCGAATGTCATCCCCGGCCAGGTCGACACGTCCAGCCAGCTGACCAGGGACATCCGGCTGCGGGTGCCGCTCGTCAGCTCCGCGATGGACACCGTCACCGAGGCGCGGATGGCCATCGCCATGGCCCGCGCAGGCGGCATGGGCGTGCTGCACCGCAACCTGTCCGTCGAGGCGCAGGCCGGACAGGTCGAGACGGTCAAGCGGTCCGAGGCGGGAATGGTCACCGACCCGGTCACCTGCAAGCCGTCCGACACCCTCGCCGAGGTCGACGCCAAGTGTGCCCGGTTCCGGATCTCCGGACTTCCGGTCACCGACGCGGCGGGCCAGCTCGTCGGCATCATCACCAACCGCGACATGCGTTTCGAGGTCGACCAGAACCGCGCCGTGTCCGAGGTCATGACGAAGGCGCCGCTGATCACCGCCCAGGAGGGTGTCACCGCGGAGGTGGCGCTGGGTCTGCTGCGCCGCCACAAGATCGAGAAGCTGCCGATCGTGGACGGGCAGGGCAAGCTCACCGGCCTCATCACGGTCAAGGACTTCGTGAAGACCGAGCAGCACCCGGACGCCACCAAGGACCGCGACGGCCGGCTCCTGGTCGGTGCCGCCGTGGGTGTGGGCGACGAGGCGTGGAGCCGCGCAATGGCTCTCACCGACGCCGGGGTCGACGTTCTCGTCGTCGACAGCGCCCACGGCCATTCGGCCGGTGTGCTGGACATGATCTCCAAGCTCAAGGCCGAGGTCGACGAGCGCGTGCAGATCATCGGCGGCAACGTCGCCACCCGCAGCGGCGCGGCCGCCCTCATCGAGGCCGGTGTGGACGCGGTCAAGGTCGGTGTCGGCCCCGGCTCCATCTGCACCACCCGCGTCATCGCCGGTGTCGGCGCCCCGCAGATCACCGCGATCCTCGAAGCGGTCGCCGCGGCCAAGCCGCACGGGGTGCCGGTGATCGCCGACGGCGGCCTGCAGTTCTCCGGCGACATCGCGAAGGCCCTCGCGGCCGGCGCGTCGACGGCGATGCTCGGTTCGCTGCTCGCGGGTACCGCGGAGTCGCCGGGTGAGCTGATCCTGGTGAACGGCAAGCAGTACAAGAGCTACCGCGGCATGGGCTCGCTCGGCGCGATGCAGAGCCGCGGGGCCGCGAAGTCGTATTCCAAGGACCGCTACTTCCAGGACGACGTGCTGTCCGAGGACAAGCTGGTCCCGGAGGGCATCGAGGGCCGGGTCGCGTTCCGCGGTCCGCTGTCCCAGGTCACACATCAGCTCACCGGTGGTCTGCGGGCCGCCATGGGCTACACGGGAGCGTCGTCGATCGAGGAACTGCAGAACGCGCAGTTCGTGCAGATCACCGCTGCGGGTCTGAAGGAGAGTCACCCGCACGACATCACGATGACGGTCGAAGCTCCCAACTACACCGCTCGCTAG